A window of Amycolatopsis australiensis contains these coding sequences:
- the aceB gene encoding malate synthase A, which produces MVDRLNYRIEVTGGVEGRFAEILTPAALDFLAKLDNTFAGRRRELLDARRVRREDLQSGEKPLGFLPETRRIREDESWHVAPAAPGLEDRRVEITGPTDRKMTVNALNSGAKVWLADFEDATSPTWHNVIDGQINLYDAIRRNIDFTTEAGKRYTIGDDPATIVARPRGWHLVEKHIRIDGRPVSASLVDFGLYFFHNARQLIARGAGPYFYLPKLENHLEARLWNDVFLMAQRELGIPRGTIRATVLIETITAAFEMDEILYELREHAAGLNAGRWDYIFSLIKNFAAHGADFVLPDRAQVTMTVPFMRAYTELLVRTCHKRGAHAIGGMAAFIPSKDPEVNATAIEKVRADKEREAGDGFDGSWVAHPGLVPVCREVFDRVLGGWPNQLGKLREDVHVTAEDLLDVASAGGEVTEAGVRANINVALRYVDAWLRGTGAAAIHNLMEDVATAEIARCQVWQWIRNGTKLEDGTALTRELAVEFLQEELAKVRADLGEANRLDDAREIFTETALGEKLPSFLTTGAYARYLTDAR; this is translated from the coding sequence CGCCGCGTGCGGCGCGAGGACCTGCAGTCCGGTGAGAAGCCGCTCGGCTTCCTGCCGGAGACCCGCCGGATCCGCGAAGACGAGTCGTGGCACGTCGCCCCGGCCGCGCCGGGCCTGGAGGACCGCCGCGTCGAGATCACCGGCCCGACCGACCGGAAGATGACGGTCAACGCCCTGAACTCCGGCGCCAAGGTGTGGCTGGCGGACTTCGAGGACGCGACGTCGCCGACCTGGCACAACGTCATCGACGGCCAGATCAACCTCTACGACGCGATCCGCCGCAACATCGACTTCACCACCGAGGCCGGCAAGCGCTACACGATCGGCGACGACCCCGCGACGATCGTCGCGCGCCCGCGCGGCTGGCACCTGGTGGAGAAGCACATCCGCATCGACGGCCGTCCGGTGTCGGCGAGCCTGGTCGACTTCGGCCTGTACTTCTTCCACAACGCGCGCCAGCTGATCGCCCGCGGCGCCGGCCCGTACTTCTACCTGCCGAAGCTGGAGAACCACCTCGAAGCGCGGCTGTGGAACGACGTCTTCCTGATGGCGCAGCGCGAGCTGGGCATCCCGCGCGGCACGATCCGCGCCACCGTGCTGATCGAGACGATCACCGCGGCGTTCGAGATGGACGAGATCCTCTACGAGCTGCGCGAGCACGCCGCGGGGTTGAACGCCGGCCGCTGGGACTACATCTTCAGCCTGATCAAGAACTTCGCCGCGCACGGCGCCGACTTCGTGCTGCCGGACCGCGCGCAGGTCACCATGACCGTGCCGTTCATGCGCGCCTACACCGAGCTGCTCGTGCGCACCTGCCACAAGCGCGGCGCGCACGCCATCGGCGGCATGGCCGCGTTCATCCCGAGCAAGGACCCCGAGGTCAACGCGACCGCGATCGAGAAGGTCCGTGCCGACAAGGAACGCGAGGCCGGCGACGGCTTCGACGGTTCCTGGGTCGCGCACCCCGGCCTGGTCCCGGTCTGCCGCGAGGTGTTCGACCGCGTGCTCGGCGGCTGGCCGAACCAGCTCGGCAAGCTCCGCGAAGACGTCCACGTCACCGCGGAGGACCTCCTGGACGTGGCGAGCGCCGGCGGCGAGGTCACCGAAGCGGGCGTGCGCGCGAACATCAACGTCGCGCTGCGCTACGTCGACGCGTGGCTGCGCGGCACCGGCGCCGCGGCGATCCACAACCTGATGGAGGACGTGGCGACCGCGGAGATCGCGCGTTGCCAGGTGTGGCAGTGGATCCGCAACGGCACGAAGCTCGAGGACGGCACCGCGCTGACCCGCGAGCTGGCGGTCGAGTTCCTCCAGGAGGAGCTGGCCAAGGTCCGCGCTGACCTCGGCGAGGCCAACCGCCTCGACGACGCCCGCGAGATCTTCACCGAAACCGCGCTGGGCGAGAAGCTGCCGAGCTTCCTCACCACGGGTGCCTACGCGCGGTACCTCACGGACGCCCGGTAG
- a CDS encoding S8 family serine peptidase yields the protein MKRPIAAIIAAALAAGVLGAPEAAAAESPVAAPDRITLITGDQVLVSGRDVRVLPARRDRPVPFQQYTRRGDEYVVPGDAAMLVKAGRLDEQLFNVTGLLRQGYDDARTPHVPLLVRQAGPAVAARTGVAARPSGLGYTALDEPKPGAAAFWNRLTTAPATLAQDNSKVWLNAKVHASLDQSVPQIGAPAAWQAGLTGRGIQVAVLDSGVATGHPDLAGRVTLSKDFTGKGSVEDGAGHGTHVASTIAGSGAASGGKYKGVAPDATLAVGKVLNDSGDGTFDEVLAGMQWAVTEAHARVVNMSLGGGPSDGTDPVSEAVNTLTRQYGTLFVIAAGNLGQDESVATPAAADAALAVASVSKKDVLSGFSSRGPRLGDGAAKPDVAAPGESITAARPAGVPPAGDPVGDGYQTLSGTSMATPHVAGSAAILAQQHPGWTADRLKAALTSTAVPVDAGPAAVGTGRVDVARATTTTVTATGSASAYLPWPNRGTAKKATVTWYNSGATPVTLTLASSLESVAFPPAVTVPAGGSTPVELTFTARDGHPGTFTGVLTARGDGVSTRTALSMRQEGEMYDLTIGLVNREGKPWTTTGYPPVTIFDLDTGAVTNGEPGTYRLPRGRYVVNSVIETPRPGQEPSYSFITHPELVLDHAVTQTLDARDGHPVSLEPDNPAARGGPHTVERLSRVAACACVFAARMDLDPRFQPAFAATVPGTASPTFAFSQERRATEPDLELTADDGTPFAVRGSWLGAAAPAGKTTLPVVFGGTGTPEDLAKIDAHGKLVVVELPLGTSVGEAYQRLSNVQRAGAKLGLVGLSGGTAGPTVLGGGPDLTLPAIWSGQSVTAQRFTELAKTGHASATVVSRPSPDFRYELADGAQQRVTAPREQRPKTRDLAEVRTAYHDNAPGEVRYVAAHEFFGRMVGYGYTEPVAAQQERVEYFSPGKWETVWTAGFRGELTEHLDVTAGRKYRLAWNKAVAGPSLRGLIVTYSGEPPRPWAWRKNGVFDLWLPMFGDAAGRPRKPDSAAGDTGSVSLARDGVAIPVEPTGEPTLATIPVPDADGAYRLTAEVHRHTAWWPLWTDVSAEWAFRSSAAAEGKALPLLTARFDPATDLRNTAPAGRVVTFPAYVERQGGGAGSSLAVETSTDDGRTWQPAPVIRLGDHWTVVVRNPASGYVSLRASAADESGNTVRQTVIRAYGVG from the coding sequence ATGAAACGACCGATCGCCGCGATCATCGCGGCGGCACTGGCCGCGGGTGTGCTCGGCGCCCCCGAGGCCGCGGCGGCCGAATCGCCCGTCGCCGCGCCGGACCGCATCACGCTGATCACCGGCGATCAGGTGCTGGTCAGCGGCCGGGACGTCCGCGTGCTGCCCGCGCGCCGGGACCGCCCGGTGCCGTTCCAGCAGTACACGCGGCGTGGCGACGAGTACGTCGTGCCCGGCGACGCCGCCATGCTGGTGAAGGCCGGGCGGCTCGACGAGCAGCTGTTCAACGTCACCGGCCTGCTGCGCCAGGGCTACGACGACGCCCGCACGCCGCACGTGCCGCTGCTGGTCCGCCAGGCGGGGCCGGCGGTCGCCGCGCGGACCGGCGTGGCAGCCCGGCCGTCCGGGCTCGGCTACACCGCGCTCGACGAGCCGAAGCCCGGCGCCGCCGCCTTCTGGAACCGGCTCACCACCGCACCGGCGACGCTCGCGCAGGACAACTCGAAAGTGTGGTTGAACGCGAAGGTGCACGCCAGCCTCGACCAGAGCGTGCCCCAGATCGGGGCGCCCGCGGCGTGGCAGGCGGGTCTCACCGGCCGCGGGATCCAGGTCGCGGTGCTCGACAGCGGCGTCGCGACCGGGCACCCCGACCTGGCCGGGCGCGTGACGCTGAGCAAGGACTTCACCGGCAAGGGCAGCGTCGAGGACGGCGCCGGCCACGGCACGCACGTCGCCTCGACGATCGCCGGCTCCGGCGCGGCCTCCGGCGGCAAGTACAAGGGCGTGGCGCCCGACGCGACGCTGGCCGTCGGCAAGGTCCTCAACGACTCCGGCGACGGCACGTTCGACGAGGTCCTGGCCGGCATGCAGTGGGCGGTGACCGAAGCGCACGCCCGCGTCGTGAACATGAGCCTCGGCGGCGGGCCGTCCGACGGGACCGATCCCGTGTCGGAAGCCGTGAACACCCTCACCCGCCAGTACGGCACGCTCTTCGTCATCGCCGCGGGCAACCTCGGCCAGGACGAATCCGTCGCGACCCCGGCGGCGGCCGACGCGGCGCTCGCCGTGGCCAGTGTGTCCAAAAAGGACGTCCTGAGCGGGTTCTCCAGTCGCGGGCCCCGCCTCGGCGACGGCGCGGCCAAGCCGGACGTCGCCGCGCCCGGCGAGTCCATCACCGCGGCGCGGCCCGCCGGTGTCCCGCCCGCGGGTGACCCCGTCGGCGACGGCTACCAGACGCTGAGCGGCACGTCGATGGCGACACCGCACGTCGCGGGGTCGGCGGCGATCCTCGCCCAGCAGCACCCCGGCTGGACCGCCGACCGGCTCAAGGCGGCCCTGACCAGCACCGCCGTTCCCGTCGACGCCGGCCCGGCGGCGGTCGGCACCGGCCGCGTCGACGTCGCCCGCGCGACGACCACGACGGTCACCGCGACCGGCAGCGCGTCGGCGTACCTGCCGTGGCCGAACCGCGGAACGGCCAAGAAGGCCACCGTCACCTGGTACAACTCCGGCGCCACACCGGTCACGCTGACGCTCGCGTCTTCCCTCGAAAGTGTCGCGTTTCCGCCGGCCGTGACCGTGCCGGCGGGCGGCAGCACCCCGGTCGAGCTGACCTTCACCGCGCGCGACGGCCACCCGGGCACCTTCACCGGTGTCCTCACCGCCCGCGGCGACGGCGTCAGCACCCGCACGGCGCTGTCGATGCGGCAGGAAGGCGAGATGTACGACCTGACCATCGGCCTGGTGAACCGCGAGGGCAAGCCGTGGACGACGACCGGCTACCCACCGGTGACGATCTTCGACCTCGACACCGGCGCGGTCACCAACGGCGAGCCGGGTACCTACCGGCTGCCGCGCGGCCGGTACGTCGTGAACAGCGTCATCGAGACGCCGCGGCCGGGTCAGGAACCGTCGTACAGCTTCATCACCCACCCGGAGCTGGTCCTCGACCACGCCGTGACGCAGACCCTGGATGCGCGCGACGGCCACCCGGTGTCGCTCGAGCCGGACAACCCGGCCGCGCGCGGCGGCCCGCACACGGTCGAGCGGCTCAGCCGGGTCGCGGCGTGCGCGTGCGTCTTCGCCGCCCGGATGGATCTCGATCCGCGGTTCCAGCCGGCGTTCGCCGCGACGGTGCCGGGGACGGCGTCGCCGACCTTCGCGTTCAGCCAGGAACGCCGCGCCACCGAGCCCGACCTGGAACTCACCGCCGACGACGGGACACCGTTCGCCGTCCGCGGGAGCTGGCTCGGAGCGGCCGCGCCGGCCGGAAAGACCACACTTCCGGTGGTTTTCGGCGGCACCGGCACCCCCGAAGACCTGGCGAAGATCGACGCGCACGGCAAGCTCGTGGTCGTCGAGCTGCCGCTGGGCACATCGGTGGGCGAGGCGTACCAACGGCTTTCCAACGTCCAGCGGGCCGGGGCGAAACTCGGCCTGGTCGGCCTGTCCGGCGGTACGGCCGGTCCCACGGTCCTCGGCGGCGGCCCGGACCTGACCCTGCCGGCGATCTGGAGCGGGCAGAGCGTGACCGCGCAGCGGTTCACCGAGCTGGCGAAGACCGGGCACGCCTCGGCGACGGTCGTCAGCCGTCCGTCGCCGGACTTCCGCTACGAGCTGGCGGACGGCGCCCAGCAGCGGGTGACGGCGCCCCGGGAGCAGCGGCCCAAGACCCGCGACCTCGCCGAAGTGCGCACGGCGTACCACGACAACGCCCCGGGCGAGGTCCGGTACGTCGCCGCGCACGAGTTCTTCGGCCGGATGGTCGGCTACGGCTACACCGAACCCGTCGCGGCGCAGCAGGAACGCGTCGAGTACTTCTCCCCCGGCAAGTGGGAGACGGTGTGGACGGCCGGTTTCCGCGGCGAGCTGACCGAACACCTCGACGTGACCGCCGGCCGGAAGTACCGGCTCGCGTGGAACAAGGCCGTCGCGGGACCGTCGCTGCGCGGGCTGATCGTGACGTACTCCGGGGAGCCGCCGCGGCCGTGGGCGTGGCGCAAGAACGGCGTCTTCGACCTGTGGCTGCCGATGTTCGGCGACGCCGCGGGCCGGCCGCGCAAGCCGGACTCGGCCGCCGGCGACACGGGCTCGGTGAGCCTGGCCCGGGACGGCGTCGCGATCCCGGTCGAGCCGACCGGCGAACCGACGCTGGCCACTATCCCCGTGCCGGACGCCGACGGCGCGTACCGGCTCACCGCCGAGGTCCACCGGCACACCGCCTGGTGGCCACTGTGGACGGACGTCTCGGCGGAGTGGGCGTTCCGCTCGTCGGCCGCCGCGGAGGGCAAGGCGTTGCCGCTGCTGACGGCCCGCTTCGATCCCGCCACCGACCTGCGGAACACCGCGCCGGCCGGGCGGGTCGTCACGTTCCCGGCGTACGTGGAGCGGCAAGGCGGCGGAGCGGGAAGCTCCTTGGCCGTCGAAACGTCCACGGACGACGGACGGACCTGGCAGCCCGCGCCGGTCATCCGCCTCGGTGACCACTGGACGGTCGTGGTGCGGAACCCGGCCAGTGGCTACGTCTCGCTGCGGGCGAGCGCCGCGGACGAGAGCGGGAACACCGTGCGGCAGACCGTGATCCGGGCCTACGGGGTCGGCTGA